Proteins co-encoded in one Flavobacteriaceae bacterium MAR_2009_75 genomic window:
- a CDS encoding UDP-N-acetylglucosamine 1-carboxyvinyltransferase codes for MEQDKTLRIKKGTLTGSVKVSGAKNSSLRLLAASLLTKGSIELKNFPNGLLDVQVHLNMLEVLGKKCKAIGDEITIEEKNPTITTLEWSGRSIRNTLLILGALTARHGYGRVPLPGGCKLGERKYDLHVMLLENLGARVWEEGDYLCAEAKMGLVAKDIHLPMRSTGATENSIICASLAKGTTTIWNPHIRPEIIDLIDMLTKMGAKIEVFGQKCIVVEGVSELSGVKHTVIPDNIEALTWAIGAVITQGEVEIENFPFEHLEVPLVYLRESGMKFYRGGTSLIVKGGEAYPIEISTGPYPGINSDMQPLFAIYGAMSNGVSKIVDLRFPGRYGYAEELAKMGMEYKVDGDMLVIKGGNRLNGARVKALDLRAGIALLLAGLTAEGETIIESSWQIGRGYENLEEKLSGLGITI; via the coding sequence ATGGAACAAGATAAAACTTTAAGAATTAAGAAAGGCACCCTTACGGGTAGTGTGAAAGTGAGCGGAGCTAAGAACAGCTCACTACGGTTACTGGCTGCATCCTTACTTACCAAAGGATCTATTGAACTTAAAAATTTTCCAAATGGACTTTTAGATGTTCAAGTTCATTTAAATATGCTTGAGGTGCTTGGTAAAAAATGTAAGGCTATAGGGGATGAAATTACCATTGAGGAAAAAAACCCAACTATAACTACTTTAGAATGGAGTGGTCGCTCAATACGCAATACACTTTTGATATTGGGTGCGCTTACTGCTCGTCATGGCTATGGTAGAGTGCCTCTTCCAGGTGGATGTAAGCTAGGGGAAAGAAAATATGATTTGCATGTCATGTTGCTTGAGAATTTGGGAGCAAGAGTATGGGAAGAAGGAGATTATCTTTGTGCTGAGGCTAAAATGGGCTTAGTGGCCAAAGATATACATCTACCGATGCGATCTACCGGAGCTACTGAGAATTCGATAATATGTGCAAGTTTAGCGAAGGGGACCACTACAATATGGAATCCACACATTAGACCTGAAATCATAGACTTAATTGATATGTTGACAAAGATGGGAGCCAAGATAGAGGTGTTCGGTCAAAAATGTATAGTGGTCGAAGGGGTTTCTGAACTATCAGGCGTGAAGCATACTGTTATCCCAGATAACATAGAAGCTTTAACTTGGGCAATTGGCGCGGTAATAACGCAGGGGGAGGTCGAAATTGAAAACTTTCCTTTTGAACATTTAGAGGTTCCACTTGTATATTTGCGAGAGAGCGGAATGAAATTTTATAGAGGTGGTACAAGTTTGATAGTGAAAGGTGGAGAAGCATACCCAATTGAGATTAGTACCGGTCCATACCCCGGTATAAATTCTGATATGCAACCATTATTTGCAATTTATGGAGCTATGTCCAATGGAGTTTCGAAAATTGTCGATTTGAGATTTCCAGGTAGATACGGATATGCAGAAGAATTAGCGAAAATGGGTATGGAATATAAAGTTGATGGAGATATGCTGGTCATTAAAGGTGGTAATCGATTAAATGGTGCAAGAGTGAAAGCATTGGATTTGAGGGCAGGCATAGCCCTACTTTTGGCAGGTTTAACGGCAGAAGGAGAAACTATTATAGAAAGTTCTTGGCAAATTGGTAGAGGGTATGAAAATTTAGAAGAAAAATTGAGTGGGTTGGGAATTACTATTTAA
- a CDS encoding glycosyltransferase involved in cell wall biosynthesis, with product MTKVNNRKPRKERLSIFYVNPMSYNNLSIYDYSLLSNLDNCHVEYFCSKKYDYNMFNANFNKIYTYSSKTGVSKLLSYLWSQIRLLKKIRNHKVDTVHFQWFKVPYIDYLILKLISNKVNIVFTAHNLLPHDSGENYKKIFRKIYGTVDSIIVHSEKTKIELVSKFEVSESKVNVIPHGILNLSGEVDHQNIDQSYLKFKSDFKLQDKVIFSVLGSISDYKGIDLIIGAWKRQNLRRNQTVKLLIAGKGDATDLKELEKIDNCVIMNRFLSPEEFLACLKLSDFVLLPYKKISQSGVLLTAISEKKRVIVSDVGGLSEPFKIGNIGYVLEKLTVEELNRVIVKASLEKHKLPDDKIWNEIYQYYDWSNIARLTEKIYLKKTGQKT from the coding sequence ATGACTAAAGTTAATAATCGAAAACCTAGAAAAGAAAGGTTAAGTATTTTTTATGTAAATCCTATGAGTTATAATAATCTTTCCATTTATGATTATTCGCTTTTATCTAATTTGGATAACTGTCATGTAGAATATTTCTGTAGCAAGAAATATGATTATAATATGTTTAATGCTAATTTCAATAAAATATATACATACTCGAGCAAGACAGGGGTATCAAAACTTTTAAGTTATTTATGGTCTCAAATAAGACTTCTAAAGAAAATCAGAAACCACAAGGTAGATACCGTACACTTTCAATGGTTCAAAGTGCCTTATATTGATTACTTAATATTAAAATTAATATCAAATAAGGTTAATATTGTATTCACGGCCCATAACCTACTACCTCACGATTCAGGTGAAAATTACAAGAAAATATTTAGAAAAATTTATGGCACGGTAGATTCAATTATTGTTCACTCAGAGAAAACTAAGATTGAACTAGTCAGTAAATTTGAAGTTAGTGAGAGCAAAGTTAATGTGATTCCGCATGGTATACTTAATCTTAGTGGAGAAGTAGACCACCAAAACATAGACCAAAGCTATTTGAAATTTAAATCTGATTTTAAATTACAGGATAAGGTGATATTTTCAGTTTTGGGTAGTATAAGTGATTATAAGGGCATCGATTTAATAATTGGTGCTTGGAAGAGGCAAAACTTAAGGAGAAATCAAACAGTGAAATTACTTATTGCAGGAAAAGGTGATGCTACTGATTTGAAGGAGTTGGAAAAAATTGATAATTGCGTTATAATGAACAGATTTCTTTCTCCGGAAGAATTTTTAGCCTGCCTCAAACTATCAGATTTTGTTCTTCTTCCCTATAAAAAAATTTCTCAGAGTGGTGTTCTTTTAACTGCCATTAGTGAAAAAAAGAGAGTTATAGTATCTGATGTAGGAGGGTTATCTGAGCCTTTTAAAATAGGAAATATTGGATATGTTCTTGAAAAGTTAACCGTTGAAGAACTGAATCGTGTTATTGTTAAAGCAAGTTTAGAGAAACATAAACTTCCCGATGATAAAATATGGAATGAGATTTACCAATACTATGACTGGTCTAATATTGCTAGACTTACTGAAAAAATTTATTTGAAGAAAACTGGGCAAAAGACCTAA
- a CDS encoding glycosyltransferase involved in cell wall biosynthesis, producing MRILIISNNYPSEEAPTYGVFVYNLVQQFVKLGHEITVIAPRTIWKKPLIGQRAKQNYGEELATIYRPYVVSASNKQIFNFNTHLIGEKFMVKAVRETVKKENLQFDVVYGHFLVNGIIAVKALSYLGKPIFVAEGELKNINLRKTYYKDSDYQNLISKIEGFIAVSPQIKDNLIEVGVNSDKITISPNAVDFNQFFKRDKVEMRMKHKLPLDKKLVIFVGRFVHDKGPSRVLKAVENIDNTEIIFIGGGSDELISDKIVFKDKVPTNEVHEYLSAADIFVLPTLHEGSCNAIVEAMACGLPIISSDIPEIRFQCEPEFSILVNPLSVEAIHEALNNTLFNDEKLMEMGVNALKYSKKFDITQRAKNIINFMLPSVK from the coding sequence ATGAGGATATTAATAATTTCTAATAATTACCCTTCTGAAGAAGCGCCGACTTATGGGGTGTTCGTGTATAATCTTGTACAGCAATTTGTAAAATTGGGTCATGAGATAACAGTAATCGCTCCAAGGACTATTTGGAAGAAGCCATTGATTGGCCAAAGGGCAAAACAAAATTATGGTGAAGAATTAGCAACTATTTATAGACCTTACGTTGTGTCTGCATCCAATAAGCAGATATTTAATTTTAATACCCACTTAATTGGTGAAAAGTTCATGGTTAAGGCCGTACGAGAGACTGTTAAAAAGGAAAATCTTCAATTCGATGTAGTTTATGGTCATTTTTTGGTTAATGGAATTATTGCGGTCAAAGCACTATCATATTTAGGTAAACCCATTTTTGTAGCGGAAGGCGAATTGAAAAATATAAATCTCAGAAAAACATATTATAAAGACAGCGATTATCAGAATCTGATATCAAAAATAGAAGGTTTTATTGCAGTATCTCCCCAGATTAAAGATAATCTCATTGAAGTTGGAGTTAATAGTGATAAGATTACAATTAGCCCCAATGCGGTTGATTTTAATCAATTCTTCAAAAGAGATAAGGTTGAGATGCGAATGAAGCATAAATTACCCTTAGATAAGAAATTGGTTATTTTTGTTGGGCGTTTCGTGCACGATAAAGGCCCCTCAAGAGTTCTCAAAGCAGTAGAAAATATTGATAATACAGAAATAATATTTATAGGTGGCGGCAGTGATGAACTTATTAGCGATAAGATAGTTTTTAAGGATAAAGTACCTACAAATGAAGTTCATGAGTACTTATCGGCTGCGGATATTTTCGTATTGCCCACTTTACATGAGGGTTCGTGTAATGCTATCGTAGAGGCAATGGCTTGTGGTTTGCCTATAATTTCATCAGATATACCTGAAATAAGGTTTCAGTGTGAACCAGAATTTTCAATTCTTGTAAACCCGTTGAGTGTTGAAGCAATTCATGAGGCTTTAAACAATACGCTTTTTAATGATGAAAAATTAATGGAAATGGGTGTAAATGCATTGAAATACTCTAAAAAATTCGATATTACTCAACGAGCAAAGAATATTATAAACTTTATGCTACCTAGTGTAAAATAG
- a CDS encoding O-antigen ligase, translating to MQFLQKINKYCFFLLVFSVTFENWDPFNLSGIVSVTYMASILYILSWLPLLKSQFRLSSFKQYLIPLTLFTIIGIFSTALNSGYAESYQDSYDLRVITLIILMFLIVNHFYNDKTLVYEALNIYVISIILLYILALSGVGTEFKNGRLLLFGENPNSIGVKAVVAFLVVVSRLINDKLSLKKILLNSLFVFSTLNLIILTGSRGALLSVFLGLAVLILFMKITIWKKILLTIGGIGFSILFLGIVMKTNPAFERRIMNTIETGDTGRNDLWESSLIIIEDNLFLGVGLAGALPEMMKYTGRLIDPHNVFLYVLMTTGLFGFLFYLIFILKLWKNLHQSFKRNGRVVFLVMLAVVLFNMGKTGGAIGKIFFWFFFAILIGSTFDKNEVKNSMKN from the coding sequence ATGCAATTCCTACAAAAAATAAACAAATACTGTTTTTTTTTACTGGTATTTTCAGTCACATTCGAGAATTGGGATCCTTTTAATCTCTCTGGTATTGTATCGGTGACTTATATGGCTAGTATTTTATATATTTTATCTTGGCTTCCGCTACTTAAATCTCAATTCCGTCTTTCTTCATTTAAACAATACCTGATTCCTTTAACCTTATTTACAATAATAGGAATTTTCTCTACCGCTCTTAATAGTGGGTATGCAGAATCTTACCAAGATTCTTACGATTTAAGAGTAATCACATTAATAATATTAATGTTCTTGATTGTTAATCATTTTTATAATGATAAGACTTTGGTCTATGAGGCATTAAATATTTATGTCATTAGTATAATTCTGTTATATATTTTGGCATTATCGGGTGTGGGAACAGAGTTTAAAAATGGACGTTTGTTGTTATTTGGAGAAAATCCCAATTCGATAGGTGTTAAAGCTGTAGTAGCCTTCTTAGTTGTGGTATCTAGACTGATTAATGACAAGCTAAGTTTAAAGAAGATATTACTTAATAGTTTATTTGTATTTTCTACTTTGAATTTAATTATACTCACGGGTTCTAGAGGGGCTTTACTATCTGTTTTTTTAGGGTTGGCGGTTTTAATTTTGTTCATGAAAATTACTATCTGGAAAAAAATTCTTCTGACAATTGGTGGTATAGGTTTTTCAATCCTTTTTCTAGGTATAGTTATGAAGACTAATCCTGCTTTTGAACGAAGAATTATGAATACGATTGAAACCGGTGATACAGGTCGTAACGATTTGTGGGAATCCTCTTTGATTATAATTGAAGACAATCTTTTTCTTGGAGTAGGGTTAGCTGGGGCCTTACCTGAGATGATGAAATACACAGGCCGCCTTATTGACCCCCATAACGTTTTTTTATATGTTTTAATGACAACCGGCCTATTCGGTTTTCTGTTCTATCTAATTTTTATTTTAAAACTATGGAAAAATTTGCATCAAAGTTTTAAAAGAAATGGACGTGTTGTTTTTTTGGTTATGTTGGCCGTGGTACTATTCAATATGGGAAAAACAGGCGGTGCAATAGGTAAAATTTTCTTTTGGTTTTTCTTTGCGATTTTGATTGGTTCTACTTTTGATAAAAATGAGGTTAAGAATTCAATGAAAAATTGA
- a CDS encoding glycosyltransferase involved in cell wall biosynthesis, with amino-acid sequence MNILYLHQYFHTPYQPGSTRSYWIAQELIKNGHKVTMLTMNKKIESDIERIQIDGINVIYLDVQYDSGTMNIAQRLKAFLSFVFKSIPVAMKEKDIDLVIATSTPLTIGLPALALKWFKKKPFVFEVRDLWPEVPIQMGGLKNVFMIKAALFLEKVIYKNAKHIVALSPGMYDGVIARNISHDKVSMIPNMSKIDEFWSREKNLDLVNKLGLKPNSFKVTYFGAMNIANGMHYIIDALELLKDESDIEFIFLGGGATKSELEERCKKNNLVNAKFLGSFPMEELSEIVNLCDVSLITFQNIPILATNSPNKLFDSLSAGKAIIVNSAGWTKNLVEDHKCGLYVNPEEPGDLAKAISYLKENPKICEQMGHNARLLAENTYDKSILCEKFAKLIDSLEM; translated from the coding sequence ATGAACATTTTATATCTACATCAGTATTTCCATACTCCATATCAACCAGGAAGTACCAGATCGTATTGGATTGCTCAAGAACTTATTAAGAACGGGCACAAAGTGACCATGTTGACAATGAACAAAAAAATTGAATCTGATATTGAGAGAATTCAAATTGATGGAATCAATGTTATATACCTTGACGTCCAATACGATAGCGGAACCATGAATATTGCCCAAAGACTTAAAGCATTTTTGAGCTTCGTGTTTAAGTCGATACCAGTTGCTATGAAAGAAAAAGATATTGATTTGGTAATAGCGACCTCCACTCCACTAACAATCGGTTTGCCTGCCTTGGCCTTAAAATGGTTTAAGAAAAAACCATTTGTTTTTGAAGTAAGAGATCTTTGGCCTGAGGTACCGATTCAAATGGGGGGGCTCAAAAATGTTTTCATGATTAAGGCAGCTCTCTTTCTTGAAAAAGTTATATATAAGAATGCTAAGCATATAGTCGCCCTATCACCCGGAATGTATGATGGTGTTATAGCCAGGAACATTTCCCACGATAAAGTTTCAATGATTCCGAATATGTCAAAAATAGATGAATTTTGGTCTCGTGAAAAAAACTTAGACCTGGTTAATAAATTAGGGTTAAAGCCTAATTCTTTTAAAGTAACCTACTTTGGCGCTATGAATATTGCCAATGGTATGCATTATATAATTGATGCCCTCGAACTTTTAAAAGATGAGTCGGATATAGAATTTATTTTTTTGGGTGGGGGGGCCACCAAATCGGAACTGGAAGAACGTTGTAAGAAAAACAACCTTGTGAACGCAAAATTTTTAGGAAGTTTTCCAATGGAAGAACTATCCGAAATTGTCAATCTCTGCGATGTTTCTTTAATCACCTTTCAAAACATTCCAATTCTTGCAACTAACTCTCCCAATAAATTATTTGATTCGTTATCGGCGGGTAAGGCCATTATAGTTAATTCTGCCGGATGGACTAAAAATTTGGTAGAAGATCATAAATGTGGTCTGTATGTTAATCCTGAAGAACCTGGTGATTTGGCAAAAGCTATTTCTTATTTGAAAGAAAATCCTAAAATTTGTGAACAAATGGGACATAATGCCCGATTGCTTGCAGAAAATACGTATGATAAATCAATTCTCTGTGAGAAATTCGCGAAATTGATAGATTCTCTAGAAATGTAA
- a CDS encoding lipopolysaccharide/colanic/teichoic acid biosynthesis glycosyltransferase, whose product MYKHFFKRLLDFLIALSVLVIASPVLLLVFIFLGFANKGKVFFIQNRPGKNGQIFTIWKFKTMNDQKDAEGNLLPDEIRLTAAGKFVRKTSLDELPQLINVLNGDMSLVGPRPLLVSYLPLYNQQQKRRHEVRPGITGWAQVNGRNAISWSKKFEYDVWYVDNQSFSLDLKIILLTIKKVLKSDGISSDTSATMEVFTGNQ is encoded by the coding sequence ATGTATAAACATTTCTTCAAAAGACTTCTAGATTTTCTCATAGCCTTATCGGTTTTAGTCATAGCATCTCCTGTGTTATTACTAGTGTTTATATTTCTGGGATTCGCCAACAAAGGAAAAGTTTTTTTTATCCAAAATCGTCCTGGCAAAAATGGACAGATATTTACCATTTGGAAGTTTAAGACCATGAACGACCAAAAAGACGCAGAGGGCAACCTGCTTCCTGATGAAATTCGCTTAACTGCTGCCGGTAAATTTGTTAGAAAAACATCTCTTGATGAGCTCCCCCAACTTATTAACGTACTCAATGGAGATATGAGTTTGGTCGGACCTAGACCCTTATTGGTTTCGTATCTTCCCCTATATAACCAACAACAAAAGAGAAGGCATGAAGTTCGCCCAGGCATTACTGGCTGGGCACAAGTAAATGGTCGAAATGCAATTTCGTGGAGTAAAAAATTTGAGTATGATGTTTGGTATGTTGATAATCAATCATTTTCGTTAGATTTAAAAATAATTCTGTTAACCATAAAAAAGGTTTTGAAAAGTGATGGTATCAGTTCAGATACAAGTGCCACTATGGAAGTTTTTACTGGTAATCAATGA
- a CDS encoding glycosyl transferase family 2 (manually curated), which yields MKLSIIIPCYNMELYLQECVDSLLNQNLSSSDYEIIIVNDESKDSTLQIAHTYASTHNHIKVLDKKNGGVGAARNSGYDIAKGKYIYFLDPDDYLAKDTLPLLLSKLEEFNLDILSFDSKSVFEKKYPISDDLDGEYNELKISDGLTYIANKKYHNEIWWFIINREFMQSTGIRFIEGKWMEDAILTAELFCEAKKIAHMSLDAHRYRILPTSAMRNKSREHYNKVIYDNANAAHVYHNLMQRLPKSHENVEACLTRLKTRQQSFVFFLLVRLMKSDISVSEIPKMLDNFKKIDAYPLKKFLGPDYHGFSYSLLVFIFNRKPLINPFIKIFRSFYNLIK from the coding sequence ATGAAGCTTAGTATAATAATACCCTGTTACAATATGGAACTCTATCTACAAGAATGTGTAGATAGTCTATTGAACCAAAACTTGTCATCTTCTGATTATGAGATTATCATTGTTAATGATGAATCTAAAGATTCAACTTTACAGATTGCCCATACATACGCAAGCACTCATAATCATATCAAGGTTCTAGATAAAAAAAATGGCGGTGTAGGCGCAGCACGAAACTCCGGCTACGATATTGCAAAAGGTAAATACATTTATTTCTTAGATCCAGATGATTACTTAGCGAAAGACACATTACCCCTATTATTATCAAAGCTTGAAGAATTTAATCTAGACATATTAAGTTTTGACAGCAAATCGGTTTTTGAAAAAAAATACCCAATTTCAGATGACCTCGATGGTGAATACAATGAACTAAAAATTTCTGATGGCTTAACGTATATCGCGAATAAAAAATATCATAACGAGATTTGGTGGTTTATCATAAATAGAGAGTTTATGCAATCCACTGGTATTCGGTTCATAGAGGGTAAATGGATGGAAGATGCCATACTTACGGCAGAACTTTTTTGCGAGGCTAAAAAAATAGCCCATATGTCGCTAGATGCCCATAGATATCGCATTTTACCGACTTCTGCCATGCGTAATAAAAGTCGTGAACATTACAACAAAGTTATTTATGACAATGCTAATGCAGCTCATGTATATCACAATCTGATGCAACGGCTACCAAAAAGTCATGAAAATGTCGAAGCCTGTCTTACCCGTTTAAAAACAAGGCAACAATCTTTTGTGTTTTTCTTACTGGTCAGGTTAATGAAATCTGATATATCTGTTTCAGAAATTCCTAAAATGCTCGATAACTTTAAAAAAATTGACGCATACCCTTTAAAGAAGTTCTTGGGTCCTGACTATCATGGGTTCAGTTATTCTTTATTGGTGTTCATATTCAACCGAAAACCATTAATAAATCCTTTTATAAAAATATTCAGGTCATTCTATAACCTCATTAAATGA